In Paenibacillus sp. 1781tsa1, one DNA window encodes the following:
- the rbsC gene encoding ribose ABC transporter permease (functions to transport ribose at high affinity; forms a complex with RbsA2C2B): MTTMQENKTAKSGFRFSSVIQKLGPLLGLIILILIVSVLNPSFLEPLNILNLLRQVSINALIAFGMTFVILTGGIDLSVGSILALSSAFVANMMLSGLDPILSIIIGVALGGVMGMVNGLMITKGRMAPFIATLATMTIFRGLTLVYTNGNPITGLGDNLLFQLFGRGYLLGIPVPAITMLITFMILWIILHKTAFGRKTYAIGGNEKASIISGIKVNRVKIMIYSLTGMLAALAGAILTSRLNSAQPTAGTSYELDAIAAVVLGGTSLAGGRGRIVGTLIGVLIIGVLNNGLNLLEVNSFYQMVVKGIVIAIAVLLDRKKTA; this comes from the coding sequence ATGACAACAATGCAGGAAAACAAAACGGCTAAAAGCGGCTTCCGTTTCTCAAGCGTGATACAAAAATTGGGACCGCTGCTCGGCTTAATCATTCTTATTCTCATCGTATCGGTGTTGAATCCAAGTTTCTTGGAACCGCTTAATATCTTGAATTTATTGCGTCAAGTCTCGATTAATGCGCTGATTGCCTTCGGTATGACGTTTGTTATCCTGACGGGTGGAATTGATCTGTCCGTTGGATCGATCCTGGCTTTATCCAGTGCTTTTGTAGCAAACATGATGTTGTCCGGTCTGGATCCAATCTTGTCCATCATTATCGGTGTAGCACTCGGTGGTGTCATGGGTATGGTGAACGGATTGATGATTACCAAAGGCAGAATGGCTCCGTTTATCGCTACATTGGCAACCATGACAATATTCAGAGGATTAACGTTGGTGTACACCAATGGTAATCCAATTACAGGACTCGGGGATAACCTGTTGTTCCAACTGTTCGGCCGTGGATACCTGCTGGGCATTCCGGTACCTGCAATCACGATGCTGATTACCTTCATGATTCTATGGATTATTTTGCATAAAACGGCTTTTGGCCGCAAAACGTACGCTATCGGTGGTAATGAGAAAGCTTCTATTATCTCGGGTATCAAAGTTAATCGCGTGAAAATTATGATCTACTCCCTCACAGGGATGCTCGCTGCTCTGGCAGGTGCAATCTTGACATCTCGCTTGAATTCAGCGCAACCAACGGCCGGTACATCCTATGAGCTGGATGCAATCGCAGCAGTTGTATTGGGTGGTACAAGTCTTGCTGGAGGACGTGGACGAATCGTCGGTACCCTGATCGGTGTTCTGATTATCGGCGTACTGAATAATGGATTGAACTTGCTCGAAGTAAACTCATTCTACCAAATGGTTGTAAAAGGTATCGTCATTGCCATTGCTGTCCTGCTGGACCGCAAGAAAACAGCATAA
- the rbsB gene encoding ribose ABC transporter substrate-binding protein RbsB, whose product MKKWTLTLVSMLMIIVLAGCSLEPPEWAKPDPSKSNGQKKIGLSISTLNNPFFVSLKDGVMAEAKKQGVQVIVVDAQNDSAKQTNDVDDLIQQGVSALLINPADSAAISTAVQSANSVGIPVITLDRSADKGEVAALVASDNVKGGRMAAEYFVEQLGEGAKVIELEGVPGASATRERGKGFHEVADKQLDVVSKQSADFDRSKGLNVMENLLQGNPDVQAVFAHNDEMALGAIEAIQSSGKDIPVIGFDGNDDAIKSIKDGKLTATVAQQPVLIGQLALQAALDVLSGKQVEPSIPAELKLVTKENVNE is encoded by the coding sequence ATGAAAAAGTGGACGTTAACACTCGTAAGTATGCTGATGATCATTGTTCTGGCCGGGTGCTCTCTGGAGCCACCGGAATGGGCCAAACCTGACCCTTCCAAAAGTAACGGACAGAAGAAAATAGGTTTGTCGATATCTACCCTAAACAATCCATTCTTTGTATCACTGAAGGATGGAGTCATGGCTGAAGCCAAAAAACAGGGAGTGCAGGTCATTGTGGTTGATGCACAGAATGATTCGGCCAAACAAACCAATGATGTGGATGATCTCATTCAGCAAGGCGTCAGTGCACTTCTGATTAATCCTGCTGACTCTGCGGCGATCTCCACAGCGGTTCAATCGGCCAATAGTGTGGGCATTCCCGTGATCACGCTGGATCGCTCCGCAGACAAAGGCGAAGTGGCAGCATTAGTAGCATCGGATAATGTTAAGGGTGGACGCATGGCAGCGGAATACTTCGTGGAACAACTCGGTGAAGGAGCCAAAGTCATTGAACTTGAGGGTGTGCCTGGCGCTTCTGCAACAAGAGAACGGGGTAAAGGCTTCCACGAAGTGGCTGACAAGCAACTCGATGTGGTTTCCAAACAATCTGCTGATTTTGATCGGTCCAAAGGATTGAATGTCATGGAGAACTTGCTACAAGGTAATCCTGACGTGCAGGCAGTATTTGCCCATAATGATGAGATGGCACTTGGTGCGATTGAAGCGATTCAAAGCTCAGGTAAAGACATTCCGGTCATCGGATTCGACGGCAATGATGATGCAATCAAATCCATTAAAGATGGGAAATTGACGGCAACAGTCGCTCAGCAGCCTGTACTGATTGGCCAACTGGCGCTGCAAGCAGCTCTGGATGTGCTCAGTGGCAAGCAGGTGGAGCCATCGATTCCGGCTGAATTGAAGCTGGTAACTAAGGAAAATGTGAACGAGTAA
- a CDS encoding YggS family pyridoxal phosphate-dependent enzyme, whose amino-acid sequence MKHLVEENLQAVRQQMALACQASGRNIEDIKLLLATKTVPLEKLEIAIQSGEVLFGENKAQELRDKFPLMQQHEQVEWHFIGHLQTNKVKDVVKYVTLIHSVDRLKLGQALHNQLLKENKTLDILVQINTSYEESKFGASPETAAELVEQLTQFETLNVKGLMTIGKLNATNEETRHCFRLLNRIRTQIKEKNIPRVEMDILSMGMSGDFKVAIEEGATVIRVGTSVFGPRYLPDEYYWNENTRIDD is encoded by the coding sequence ATGAAACATCTAGTAGAAGAAAATCTTCAAGCTGTAAGACAGCAAATGGCATTGGCCTGCCAGGCTTCAGGTCGCAACATAGAGGACATCAAGTTGTTGCTCGCGACCAAAACGGTACCGCTTGAGAAACTAGAGATAGCTATTCAATCAGGTGAAGTTCTATTCGGAGAAAACAAAGCTCAGGAACTTCGGGACAAATTTCCACTTATGCAGCAACACGAACAGGTGGAATGGCATTTTATCGGACATCTGCAAACGAATAAAGTAAAGGACGTTGTCAAATATGTAACGCTCATCCATTCTGTAGATCGTCTGAAACTGGGTCAGGCGTTACATAACCAGCTTCTCAAAGAGAATAAGACTTTAGATATTCTTGTGCAAATTAATACGTCCTACGAAGAAAGTAAATTTGGTGCCTCTCCAGAAACAGCCGCCGAGCTTGTAGAGCAGTTAACTCAATTCGAAACGTTAAACGTGAAAGGCTTAATGACCATTGGAAAACTGAATGCGACGAACGAAGAAACACGGCATTGTTTTCGTTTGTTAAACCGTATTCGCACTCAGATTAAAGAGAAAAACATCCCACGTGTTGAAATGGATATTCTGTCGATGGGCATGTCCGGTGATTTCAAAGTCGCCATTGAAGAAGGAGCTACAGTGATCCGTGTAGGAACAAGTGTATTTGGCCCACGATATTTACCGGACGAGTATTACTGGAATGAAAACACACGCATCGATGATTAG
- a CDS encoding benzoate/H(+) symporter BenE family transporter codes for MKTATPSLRGCDLISPVIAALISVIVNYGGTFILVFQAAKVAGLSPEMTTSWIWSISIGVGVTGIWLSYRYKEPIITAWSTPGVAFLVSALAVTPYPEAIGAYMISAVGFIILGWSGMFERFVRIIPPGIASGLLAGILLQFGISAFGGAKVDPLLVIVLFAGYIVLRRFTSRYAIVGILAIGLLYLICMGKTDFSTIQLAVASPVFVVPAFSLNALLGVALPLFIITLTGQYMPGMLVLRNDGFKTSANPILAVTGLGSLLAAPFGSHAFNVAAITAAICTGKDAHEDSTKRYIAGIACGVFYIFVGIFGVTLAALFLILPATFIATLAGLALLGTIGGSLANALTDLKGRETALITFLATAANVTLLGVGGAFWGLFAGMMAHLLMNIKFPKKHVGLNR; via the coding sequence ATGAAGACAGCAACCCCTTCGTTACGTGGTTGTGATTTGATATCGCCGGTCATAGCCGCTTTAATATCCGTAATTGTTAATTACGGGGGTACATTTATTCTTGTGTTTCAAGCTGCAAAAGTGGCTGGTTTAAGCCCGGAAATGACCACTTCCTGGATTTGGTCCATCTCGATTGGGGTAGGAGTAACGGGAATCTGGCTCAGTTATCGATACAAGGAACCGATTATTACAGCCTGGTCTACACCGGGTGTGGCGTTTCTCGTTTCAGCATTAGCGGTAACCCCTTATCCAGAAGCAATTGGCGCTTACATGATTTCGGCAGTCGGATTTATTATTTTGGGTTGGTCAGGCATGTTTGAACGTTTCGTTCGAATTATTCCCCCAGGCATCGCCTCCGGATTGTTAGCAGGTATTTTGCTACAGTTTGGAATATCGGCCTTTGGAGGGGCGAAGGTAGATCCTTTGCTTGTGATTGTACTGTTTGCAGGCTATATCGTGCTAAGAAGGTTTACTTCCCGTTACGCCATTGTTGGCATATTGGCAATCGGTTTGCTTTATTTGATATGCATGGGAAAAACAGACTTCAGTACGATCCAATTGGCGGTCGCATCGCCTGTATTTGTTGTTCCAGCATTTTCGTTAAATGCTTTACTTGGCGTTGCGCTACCGCTGTTCATTATTACTTTGACAGGGCAATATATGCCCGGAATGCTTGTTCTGCGTAATGATGGATTCAAGACAAGTGCCAATCCCATTTTGGCTGTAACAGGTTTGGGTTCGCTTCTTGCAGCTCCATTCGGATCACATGCCTTTAACGTGGCAGCTATTACAGCAGCGATTTGTACAGGGAAAGATGCACATGAGGATTCTACAAAGCGGTATATTGCAGGAATTGCTTGTGGTGTTTTTTATATTTTTGTCGGCATTTTTGGCGTAACATTAGCTGCACTGTTTTTAATTCTTCCTGCTACCTTTATTGCAACATTAGCGGGATTGGCCTTACTTGGAACCATTGGTGGCAGTCTTGCCAATGCATTAACGGACCTTAAGGGACGTGAAACTGCATTGATTACGTTTTTGGCGACAGCAGCGAATGTGACTTTACTTGGCGTTGGTGGTGCATTTTGGGGACTGTTTGCAGGAATGATGGCACATCTACTGATGAATATTAAATTTCCCAAAAAACACGTTGGATTGAATAGATAA
- the glyA gene encoding serine hydroxymethyltransferase, protein MKHLEKQDKVVESAVQQELARQRNTIELIASENFVSQAVMEATGTVFTNKYAEGYPGRRYYGGCEHVDTVEEIANCRLKALFGAEHANVQPHSGAQANMAVYFASVEIGDTILGMNLSHGGHLTHGSPVNFSGRLYNFVPYGVDAQTGLIDFDEVRKLAHKYRPRMIVAGGSAYTRTIEFELFAQIASEVGALFFVDMAHIAGIVAAGLHPNPVPHAHFVSTTTHKTLRGPRGGAILCREAWAQSIDKAVFPAIQGGPFMHVIAGKAVAFGEALQPDFTSYMESVLDNAKVLAETLINEGLSLVSGGTDNHMVLVDLRTIDLTGKEAEAILDEAGITANKNAIPHDTASPLVTSGIRFGTPAMTSRGLGAREMKEIGQLIGLAFKNPKSSKVKNQILGSVREITSQFPLYEDLK, encoded by the coding sequence ATGAAACATTTGGAGAAGCAAGATAAAGTAGTAGAAAGTGCTGTCCAGCAAGAGCTTGCACGGCAGCGGAATACGATTGAACTGATTGCATCAGAGAATTTTGTGAGTCAAGCTGTGATGGAAGCAACGGGTACGGTGTTCACCAATAAATACGCGGAGGGCTATCCGGGCAGAAGGTATTATGGTGGGTGTGAGCACGTTGATACGGTCGAAGAGATTGCCAATTGCCGCCTTAAAGCGCTTTTTGGAGCTGAACATGCTAATGTGCAGCCTCACTCCGGTGCTCAGGCAAACATGGCTGTTTATTTTGCCTCGGTGGAGATCGGTGACACAATCCTTGGCATGAATTTATCCCATGGTGGTCATTTAACACACGGAAGTCCTGTTAATTTTTCAGGGAGATTGTACAATTTTGTTCCATACGGTGTCGATGCACAAACGGGCCTTATTGACTTTGACGAAGTACGTAAACTTGCTCATAAGTATCGTCCACGCATGATCGTTGCAGGTGGAAGTGCATACACGCGGACCATTGAGTTTGAATTATTTGCCCAGATTGCCTCCGAAGTGGGAGCGCTTTTCTTTGTAGATATGGCTCATATAGCAGGAATTGTTGCCGCAGGTTTGCATCCTAACCCGGTACCACATGCACATTTTGTTTCAACTACCACACATAAGACCTTACGAGGACCACGAGGGGGAGCTATTTTGTGCCGGGAGGCGTGGGCACAGTCGATCGACAAAGCTGTATTCCCGGCAATTCAGGGTGGTCCATTCATGCACGTCATAGCGGGGAAAGCGGTGGCATTCGGTGAGGCATTACAACCCGATTTCACCTCATATATGGAGAGTGTTCTGGATAACGCCAAAGTATTGGCAGAAACATTAATTAATGAAGGACTCTCCCTTGTATCAGGGGGAACAGATAATCATATGGTGTTGGTTGACTTACGAACCATCGACCTTACAGGCAAAGAAGCCGAAGCCATACTTGATGAAGCAGGAATCACGGCAAATAAAAATGCAATCCCCCACGATACGGCAAGCCCATTGGTCACGAGCGGTATTCGATTTGGGACTCCCGCTATGACGTCCAGAGGACTTGGAGCCAGGGAAATGAAAGAAATCGGTCAGCTTATAGGGCTTGCTTTCAAAAATCCAAAGAGTTCGAAGGTGAAAAATCAGATATTAGGAAGTGTACGCGAAATCACTTCGCAATTCCCTCTATATGAAGACCTTAAATAG
- a CDS encoding NAD(P)-dependent oxidoreductase — protein sequence MKILVLGATGRVGSHFVSLALRSNHHVTALVRSPEKLQISDDNLVMYQGNALVREDILHAIQGVNLVVSSLSTDGTTTLTQSMGHIVEAMAQERIKRIITIGTAGILESRTDPGLLRFQTPESRRKSTRAAEEHLEMYNILKASKLEWTIVCPTYLYDGESLGKYRVERDYLPDGGTSISVIDTAEFAYQQLTSDEYVQSRVGIAY from the coding sequence ATGAAAATTTTAGTATTAGGAGCTACCGGACGGGTTGGAAGTCATTTCGTCTCTCTTGCCCTACGGTCCAATCATCATGTAACTGCACTGGTTAGAAGCCCGGAAAAGCTACAAATCAGCGATGACAATCTCGTTATGTATCAAGGAAACGCGTTAGTTAGAGAGGATATTCTTCACGCCATACAAGGTGTGAATCTCGTTGTTAGTTCCTTAAGTACCGATGGAACGACTACATTAACGCAATCCATGGGACATATTGTTGAGGCTATGGCTCAGGAGCGTATCAAAAGAATCATTACCATTGGTACAGCAGGAATATTGGAAAGTCGAACGGATCCTGGCTTGCTTCGTTTTCAAACGCCCGAGTCCAGACGCAAGTCCACGCGGGCAGCTGAAGAACATCTGGAGATGTACAACATTCTCAAAGCTTCAAAGTTAGAATGGACCATCGTGTGCCCTACCTACTTATATGATGGAGAATCTCTAGGTAAGTACCGGGTTGAGCGTGACTATTTGCCTGACGGCGGAACTTCTATATCTGTTATCGATACTGCGGAGTTTGCCTATCAGCAATTAACATCTGATGAGTATGTACAGTCTCGTGTAGGGATAGCCTACTAG